From one Azospirillum sp. TSH100 genomic stretch:
- a CDS encoding acetate/propionate family kinase produces MVALSNSSEDACLVINAGSSSLKFCVFQGGSAAEIAPVVTGQISGIGTAPRFEAKDAGRNKIADHSWAAGENPGRPELLHHLLDWIGGTLKGATLVAAGHRVVHGGTRFSAPVRVTPAVLDQLEELIPLAPLHEPHNIAAMRALAQVYPSLPQVACFDTAFHQTQPWQSQTFAIPRELTAEGIRRYGFHGLSYEYIAHRLPQVAPELADAHVVVCHLGSGASLCAMRGGHSVDTTMGFTALDGVPMGTRPGAIDPGVLIYLMREKGYGADELEKLLYHKSGMLGVSGLSNDMRDLENSDLPAAAEAVELFCHNVAKQVAALAGSMGGLDAVVFTAGVGENSTLVRARVAEKLAWLGVAIDPAANRAKATRISAQESRVPVFIIPTDEERMIARHTLGVIAAEQLSKAA; encoded by the coding sequence GTCAAACTCCAGCGAGGACGCCTGCCTCGTCATCAATGCAGGGTCCTCCAGCCTGAAATTCTGCGTTTTCCAGGGCGGCAGCGCCGCAGAGATCGCCCCGGTCGTCACCGGCCAGATCTCCGGCATCGGCACCGCCCCCCGTTTCGAGGCGAAGGATGCCGGCCGCAACAAGATCGCCGACCACAGCTGGGCCGCCGGTGAGAATCCGGGCCGTCCGGAGCTGCTCCACCATCTGCTCGACTGGATCGGCGGCACGCTGAAGGGCGCCACGCTGGTGGCCGCCGGCCATCGCGTCGTCCATGGCGGCACCCGCTTCTCCGCCCCCGTCCGCGTGACACCGGCAGTGCTCGACCAGCTGGAGGAGCTGATCCCGCTCGCCCCCCTGCATGAGCCGCACAACATCGCCGCCATGCGGGCGCTGGCCCAGGTCTACCCGTCGCTGCCGCAGGTCGCCTGCTTCGACACCGCCTTCCACCAGACCCAGCCCTGGCAGTCGCAGACCTTCGCCATCCCGCGCGAGCTGACGGCGGAAGGCATCCGCCGCTACGGCTTCCACGGCCTGAGTTACGAATATATCGCCCACCGCCTGCCCCAGGTCGCCCCGGAGCTGGCCGATGCCCATGTGGTGGTCTGCCATCTCGGCAGCGGCGCCAGCCTGTGCGCCATGCGCGGCGGGCACAGCGTCGACACCACCATGGGCTTCACCGCGCTGGACGGCGTGCCGATGGGCACCCGGCCGGGCGCCATCGATCCCGGCGTGCTGATCTACCTGATGCGCGAGAAGGGCTACGGCGCCGACGAGCTGGAAAAGCTGCTCTACCACAAGTCGGGCATGCTGGGTGTCTCGGGCCTCTCCAACGACATGCGCGACCTTGAGAACTCCGACCTTCCCGCAGCGGCCGAGGCGGTGGAGCTGTTCTGCCACAACGTCGCCAAGCAGGTGGCGGCGCTGGCGGGCTCGATGGGCGGGCTCGACGCCGTGGTCTTCACCGCGGGCGTGGGTGAGAACTCCACCCTGGTGCGGGCGCGGGTGGCGGAGAAGCTGGCCTGGCTCGGCGTCGCCATCGACCCGGCGGCCAACCGGGCGAAGGCGACCCGCATCTCCGCCCAGGAGAGCCGCGTGCCGGTCTTCATCATCCCGACCGACGAGGAACGGATGATCGCCCGCCACACGCTGGGTGTGATTGCAGCAGAGCAATTGAGCAAGGCTGCCTGA
- a CDS encoding DMT family transporter — protein sequence MEQVPTSPTAKPPENVRLGILSMLLAMALMTIMNALAKILAETYPLGEVTFFRNLFALLPAVAMVAAAGGRSCLRTDHWQGHLWRAIVGLASMVLLFWAYHLMPLANAVAISYSAPLFLTALSVPLLGEKVGAFRWGAVAVGFAGVLIMVQPGADMIDRGSLVALTAAICYALAMIAMRQLGRTEKPVTTVLYFTVISTLLSALALPFDWTTPDGHALFLMAAMGIAGGGAQYFSTRAYSLARAVVVGPFSYASLIYATILGWLVWGDVPAPHVIVGATVLIGSGLLILYRETRRAAGPPPERCATSSGAGPIRTA from the coding sequence ATGGAACAGGTCCCTACAAGCCCCACCGCCAAACCACCGGAAAATGTCCGGCTCGGTATCCTGTCGATGCTGCTGGCGATGGCGCTGATGACCATCATGAATGCGCTGGCCAAGATCCTGGCGGAAACCTACCCACTGGGCGAGGTCACCTTCTTCCGCAACCTGTTCGCCCTGCTGCCGGCGGTCGCCATGGTCGCGGCGGCGGGCGGGCGGAGCTGTCTGCGCACCGACCATTGGCAGGGGCATCTGTGGCGGGCCATCGTCGGGCTGGCGTCGATGGTGCTGCTGTTCTGGGCCTATCACCTGATGCCGCTGGCCAATGCCGTGGCGATCTCCTATTCGGCTCCGCTGTTCCTGACCGCCCTGTCGGTGCCGCTGCTGGGGGAGAAGGTCGGCGCCTTCCGTTGGGGAGCGGTGGCGGTCGGCTTCGCCGGCGTACTGATCATGGTCCAGCCCGGCGCCGACATGATCGACCGCGGTTCCCTGGTGGCGCTGACCGCCGCCATCTGCTACGCGCTGGCGATGATCGCCATGCGCCAGCTGGGCCGCACGGAAAAGCCGGTGACGACGGTCCTCTACTTCACCGTGATTTCCACCCTGCTCAGCGCGCTGGCCCTACCGTTCGACTGGACGACGCCGGACGGCCATGCGCTGTTCCTGATGGCGGCAATGGGGATCGCCGGCGGCGGGGCGCAGTATTTCAGCACGCGGGCCTATTCGCTGGCCCGGGCGGTGGTGGTCGGCCCCTTCAGCTATGCCAGCCTGATCTATGCGACGATCCTCGGCTGGCTGGTCTGGGGCGACGTGCCGGCCCCCCATGTGATCGTCGGCGCCACCGTGCTGATCGGCAGCGGGCTGCTGATCCTCTACCGCGAAACCCGCCGCGCCGCCGGTCCCCCGCCGGAGCGTTGCGCGACATCATCGGGCGCCGGGCCGATCCGGACCGCCTGA
- the pgk gene encoding phosphoglycerate kinase, giving the protein MLTTDVRGNSAPRLTGRLHLITGGRDADGPARPTLFTPARKAGRSDHAVCAVVGGAKLSTKLDLLIRLVTRVDVLALGGGIANTVLAATGTDMGASLCDYDLLDEARRLLDRAKACGCELLLPVDAVVATEARNGAEDRVVPCSAIGPEDMVLDIGPATAARLTACVEAARTVVWTGPLGVYEIAPFDGGTNALAWFIARRTRDAGLQSVAAGVDTIAALAAAGVDDRFSELTSRDALPAWLDAMSPRAVPA; this is encoded by the coding sequence ATGCTTACGACCGATGTCCGAGGCAATTCGGCCCCCCGACTGACCGGCCGGCTGCATCTGATCACGGGTGGTCGTGATGCGGACGGGCCGGCGCGGCCAACCCTGTTCACCCCCGCCCGCAAGGCGGGACGGTCCGACCACGCGGTCTGCGCCGTCGTCGGCGGCGCGAAGCTGTCCACCAAGCTGGATCTGCTGATCCGGCTGGTGACGCGGGTCGATGTGCTGGCGCTGGGCGGCGGCATCGCCAACACCGTCCTGGCGGCGACCGGCACCGACATGGGCGCCTCGCTGTGCGATTACGACCTGCTCGACGAAGCCCGCAGGCTGCTGGACCGGGCGAAGGCCTGCGGCTGCGAGCTGCTGCTGCCGGTCGATGCCGTCGTGGCGACCGAGGCGCGGAATGGGGCGGAGGATCGCGTCGTTCCCTGTTCCGCCATCGGGCCGGAGGACATGGTTCTCGACATCGGGCCGGCGACGGCGGCACGGCTGACCGCCTGCGTCGAGGCGGCGAGGACGGTGGTATGGACGGGACCGCTCGGCGTCTATGAGATCGCCCCCTTCGACGGGGGCACCAACGCGCTGGCCTGGTTCATCGCCCGGCGCACCCGCGACGCAGGGCTGCAGTCGGTGGCGGCCGGCGTGGACACCATCGCCGCCCTGGCGGCAGCCGGCGTGGACGACCGCTTCAGCGAGCTGACCAGCCGCGACGCCCTGCCGGCATGGCTGGATGCGATGTCGCCGCGCGCCGTTCCGGCGTGA
- the gap gene encoding type I glyceraldehyde-3-phosphate dehydrogenase, whose protein sequence is MAVQVAINGFGRIGRLVLRAIYESGRKDVEVVAINDLADLKANAHLLKYDSVHGRFPGTIETGADENGNGVLIVNGHSIKVVQERDPAKLPWKDLGVEIAMECSGIFTKRADAAKHLEAGAQKVLISAPATDEDITVVYGVNHDKLTAEHKIVSNASCTTNCLAPVAHVLHNLVGIEKGFMTTIHSYTGDQRIVDTNHKDLHRARAAALNMIPTSTGAAKAVGKVLPDLKGKLDGTAMRVPTPNVSVVDFKFTAKRATSVEEITKAISDAANGPLKGVLGAYTEDLVSTDFNHDPHSSTFALKETKVIDGNFVRIMAWYDNEWGFSNRMADTAVAMANAK, encoded by the coding sequence ATGGCTGTACAGGTAGCGATCAACGGTTTTGGCCGCATCGGCCGTCTGGTTCTGCGCGCCATCTACGAGAGCGGCCGCAAGGACGTGGAGGTCGTGGCGATCAACGACCTCGCCGATCTGAAGGCCAACGCGCACCTTCTGAAGTACGACAGCGTCCACGGCCGCTTCCCCGGCACCATCGAGACCGGCGCCGATGAAAACGGAAATGGCGTGCTGATCGTCAACGGCCACTCGATCAAGGTCGTCCAGGAGCGTGACCCGGCCAAGCTGCCGTGGAAGGATCTCGGCGTCGAGATCGCCATGGAATGCTCGGGCATCTTCACCAAGCGCGCCGACGCCGCCAAGCATCTGGAAGCCGGTGCGCAGAAGGTGCTGATCTCGGCCCCGGCCACCGACGAGGACATCACCGTCGTCTATGGCGTCAACCACGACAAGCTGACCGCCGAGCACAAGATCGTCTCCAACGCGTCGTGCACCACCAACTGCCTGGCCCCGGTCGCGCATGTCCTCCACAATCTGGTGGGCATCGAGAAGGGCTTCATGACCACGATCCACTCCTACACGGGTGACCAGCGGATCGTCGACACCAACCACAAGGACCTGCACCGCGCCCGCGCGGCGGCCCTGAACATGATCCCGACCTCGACCGGCGCGGCCAAGGCCGTCGGCAAGGTCCTGCCGGATCTGAAGGGCAAGCTGGACGGCACCGCCATGCGCGTCCCGACCCCGAACGTGTCGGTCGTCGACTTCAAGTTCACCGCCAAGCGCGCCACCTCGGTCGAGGAGATCACCAAGGCGATCTCCGATGCCGCCAACGGCCCGCTGAAGGGCGTGCTGGGCGCCTACACCGAGGATCTGGTTTCGACCGACTTCAATCATGATCCGCACAGCTCGACCTTCGCGCTGAAGGAGACCAAGGTCATCGACGGCAACTTCGTCCGCATCATGGCGTGGTACGATAACGAGTGGGGCTTCTCCAACCGGATGGCCGACACCGCCGTCGCGATGGCGAACGCCAAATAA
- a CDS encoding Fic family protein has protein sequence MFDPFGDFESAGYLRNTQGLKDSRIIKRIEHEVFRANLIDAVDFISNVENIEYGDFLKVHQILFFDFYPWAGKDRADIAPTIAVSKASVMFSHPRDAVLAVCQGLRIGQSGSMRQSLGEVMGLFAYGHPFLDGNGRTMLIVHSELCHRAGFSVDWSKTTKPDYLAALSHEIASPNDHVLDRYLSRFIAPEVPRARWFETITAIDGLDGNKGRVSDVVEGDFSDEDVAGRYRDYEARRGYGIAPSASPGDARPCDDCGQAPCICLPGARV, from the coding sequence GTGTTCGATCCCTTCGGCGACTTTGAGAGTGCTGGGTATCTGAGAAATACCCAAGGACTCAAAGATTCGCGCATCATCAAGCGGATCGAGCATGAGGTCTTTCGCGCCAATCTGATCGATGCGGTTGACTTTATCTCAAATGTCGAAAACATCGAGTATGGTGATTTCCTGAAAGTCCACCAGATACTTTTTTTCGATTTCTATCCATGGGCTGGCAAGGACAGGGCGGACATTGCGCCTACCATCGCGGTGAGCAAGGCATCCGTGATGTTCAGCCATCCCAGAGACGCCGTTCTCGCCGTCTGTCAGGGGCTGCGGATCGGCCAATCCGGTTCCATGCGGCAGTCACTCGGCGAGGTGATGGGGCTTTTCGCTTATGGTCATCCATTCCTCGACGGAAACGGACGGACCATGCTGATCGTCCATTCGGAATTGTGCCATCGGGCCGGATTTTCCGTGGACTGGAGCAAGACGACGAAACCCGATTATCTCGCCGCTCTGAGCCACGAGATCGCCAGTCCCAACGACCATGTCCTCGACCGCTACCTGTCACGCTTCATCGCGCCGGAGGTGCCACGCGCGCGCTGGTTCGAGACCATCACCGCCATCGACGGCCTCGACGGAAACAAAGGGCGCGTTTCCGATGTGGTGGAGGGCGACTTCAGCGACGAGGATGTAGCCGGGCGGTATAGGGACTACGAGGCGCGCCGCGGCTACGGGATCGCTCCGTCCGCCAGTCCCGGCGATGCCCGGCCGTGCGACGACTGCGGACAGGCTCCCTGCATCTGCTTGCCGGGAGCGCGGGTTTGA
- a CDS encoding aromatic acid exporter family protein yields MSGWWSVPAAWMARNRSKLVHALRMTASTLATFALAELLGLPQGFWAVITALIVTQSNVGGSLKAALDRFVGSLVGVAYGGVIAMLIPHTDGLTRAVALLAAVAPLSYLAAKSAGFRIAPITAIIVLLGSAGASLGPLSFATDRMLEVGLGCIVGILVSLLVVPARASRSVLDTAAEAARLMADQLDTLAVADDASQAAMSRLVLRTRQALARLETLVGEAARERRSRLADMPDPDPLLRTLMRLRHDVVMLRRAAGEPRQDIADRDVCPDWTPVAVAGAATLRGLANALTAGRPPDRSTALADALAAYRAAIDRTRAERRTRDLSTDWLWRMFGTGFALEQFRRNLDDLVERTADFAAHG; encoded by the coding sequence ATGAGCGGATGGTGGAGCGTGCCGGCGGCATGGATGGCGCGGAACCGGTCCAAGCTGGTGCATGCCTTGCGGATGACCGCCTCCACCCTGGCGACTTTCGCGCTGGCCGAGCTGCTGGGCCTGCCGCAGGGGTTCTGGGCCGTGATCACGGCGCTGATCGTCACCCAAAGCAATGTGGGCGGTTCGCTGAAGGCGGCGCTCGACCGTTTCGTCGGCTCTCTGGTCGGTGTCGCCTATGGCGGGGTGATCGCCATGCTGATCCCGCACACGGACGGGCTGACGCGGGCCGTGGCGCTGCTGGCGGCGGTTGCGCCGCTGTCCTATCTGGCCGCCAAGTCGGCCGGATTCCGCATTGCGCCGATCACCGCGATCATCGTGCTGCTGGGCAGCGCCGGGGCCAGCCTCGGTCCGCTCAGCTTCGCCACCGACCGCATGCTGGAGGTGGGTCTCGGCTGCATCGTCGGCATCCTGGTGTCGCTTCTGGTGGTGCCGGCCCGCGCCTCGCGCTCCGTGCTGGACACGGCGGCGGAGGCGGCACGGCTGATGGCTGACCAGCTTGATACGCTGGCCGTGGCCGACGACGCGTCGCAGGCCGCCATGAGCCGGCTGGTGCTGCGCACCCGGCAAGCCCTCGCCCGGCTGGAAACCCTGGTGGGCGAGGCGGCGCGGGAGCGGCGGAGCCGGCTGGCCGACATGCCCGATCCCGATCCGCTGCTGCGCACGCTGATGCGGCTGCGGCATGACGTGGTGATGCTGCGCCGCGCGGCGGGGGAGCCGCGACAGGACATCGCCGACCGCGATGTCTGCCCCGACTGGACTCCGGTCGCCGTGGCGGGGGCGGCCACTCTGCGTGGTCTGGCCAATGCATTGACCGCCGGTCGGCCGCCTGACCGCTCCACTGCGCTTGCCGATGCGCTGGCGGCCTACCGCGCCGCCATCGACCGCACCCGCGCCGAACGGCGGACGCGTGACCTGTCCACCGACTGGCTGTGGCGGATGTTCGGCACCGGCTTTGCGCTGGAGCAGTTCCGCCGCAATCTGGACGACCTCGTCGAGCGGACGGCGGACTTCGCCGCCCATGGTTAG
- a CDS encoding caspase family protein has protein sequence MNFLGRTVALTLSLFVWVAGAGEAAAERRVALVMGNSAYQYAPRLPNPTNDAKAMADSLRAAGFELIGGAPQLDLDRAGTERVIRSFGAKLAGADVGLFFYAGHGMQARGTNYLLPVSANLEKEADVRYELIDIAMVLDEMALAESRLNIVILDACRNNPFGGRGMRAASPGLAQMQAPAGTIIAYATQPGAVAADGAGANSPYTEALSKAILKPGETVFDVFNDVGITVKRNSGGVQQPWVSASPIEGRFYFLGPTTVVMAPPADAAPAATAAGADKETLFWDSIKGSSNRGLFEAYLKQFPQGTFAPIAEARVAELGGTVPPERAQLSVAALAAPPVPVPAPVPTLPPAPAAPTATPAPAAPPVRPLDVSAIPYLSAKSRQTLAMYAGLPSPKALAISTKGNYAYFSNKSNSRTGDDVKRSALQYCQYRAEEPCTLYAVDDAVVMEAKGFTPMPVEILGSGRFDPARVPFVSDHTRKVGMVNYQRNPGHKALAVTLAGRWATVWDRDSEEEAKQAALERCEQSGGNHDCMLYAVGDRIVFDEAPDEEEDEEEE, from the coding sequence GTGAATTTCCTGGGACGCACCGTCGCGCTCACCCTGTCGCTTTTCGTCTGGGTGGCGGGGGCGGGAGAGGCCGCTGCGGAACGGCGCGTGGCGCTGGTGATGGGCAACAGCGCCTATCAGTATGCGCCGCGGCTGCCCAACCCGACCAACGACGCCAAGGCGATGGCGGACTCCCTGCGTGCCGCCGGGTTCGAGCTGATCGGCGGGGCGCCGCAGCTGGACCTCGACCGTGCCGGGACGGAACGGGTGATCCGCAGCTTCGGCGCCAAGCTGGCCGGGGCCGATGTCGGGCTGTTCTTCTATGCCGGACACGGCATGCAGGCCAGGGGCACCAACTACCTGCTGCCGGTCTCCGCCAATCTGGAGAAGGAGGCGGATGTCCGCTACGAACTGATCGACATCGCCATGGTGCTGGACGAGATGGCGCTGGCGGAAAGCCGGTTGAACATCGTCATCCTGGACGCCTGCCGCAACAACCCCTTCGGTGGGCGCGGCATGCGTGCCGCCTCGCCCGGTCTGGCGCAGATGCAGGCGCCGGCCGGCACCATCATCGCCTATGCGACCCAGCCGGGGGCGGTGGCGGCCGACGGCGCGGGGGCCAACAGCCCCTATACCGAGGCGCTGTCGAAGGCGATTCTGAAGCCGGGCGAGACGGTTTTCGACGTCTTCAACGATGTCGGGATCACGGTGAAGCGCAATTCCGGCGGCGTGCAGCAGCCCTGGGTGTCGGCCTCGCCCATCGAGGGACGCTTCTATTTCCTTGGTCCGACCACCGTGGTGATGGCGCCGCCCGCCGATGCGGCACCCGCCGCGACGGCCGCGGGCGCCGACAAGGAAACGCTGTTCTGGGACAGCATCAAGGGCAGTTCCAACCGCGGCCTGTTCGAGGCCTATCTGAAACAGTTCCCGCAGGGCACCTTCGCTCCCATCGCCGAGGCGCGCGTCGCGGAGTTGGGCGGGACGGTGCCGCCCGAGCGAGCCCAGCTCTCTGTCGCCGCACTGGCCGCACCACCGGTTCCAGTTCCGGCCCCCGTTCCAACTCTGCCGCCCGCCCCCGCCGCCCCCACGGCCACTCCGGCTCCGGCCGCTCCGCCGGTCCGGCCGCTGGATGTGTCGGCGATCCCCTATCTCAGCGCCAAGTCGCGGCAGACGCTGGCGATGTATGCGGGACTGCCGTCGCCCAAGGCGCTGGCGATCTCGACCAAGGGCAACTACGCCTACTTCTCCAACAAGTCGAACAGCCGGACCGGGGACGACGTCAAGCGCAGCGCCCTGCAATATTGCCAGTATCGGGCGGAGGAACCCTGCACCCTTTATGCGGTCGACGACGCCGTGGTGATGGAGGCCAAGGGCTTCACCCCGATGCCGGTGGAAATCCTGGGGAGCGGCCGCTTCGATCCGGCGCGTGTGCCCTTCGTCAGCGATCACACGCGCAAGGTCGGCATGGTGAATTACCAGCGCAATCCCGGCCACAAGGCTCTGGCGGTGACGCTGGCCGGCCGCTGGGCCACCGTCTGGGATCGCGACAGCGAGGAAGAGGCGAAGCAGGCCGCGCTGGAACGCTGCGAACAATCCGGCGGCAACCACGATTGCATGCTCTACGCCGTCGGCGACAGGATCGTCTTTGACGAAGCGCCGGACGAGGAGGAGGACGAGGAAGAGGAATGA
- a CDS encoding type II asparaginase, with protein MLKTATKSMARTVAAAGLTALLMTGSAAFVPAFADDGLPNVTILATGGTIAGTGATSTTTVGYTAAKVGVEKLIEAVPELKKVANVKGEQVFQIASENMTNDHWLKLAKRVNELLAQKDVDGIVITHGTDTIEETAYFLNLTVKSTKPVVIVGAMRPSTAISADGPVNLYNAVTLAGSKDAVGKGVLVSLNDQINAGRDVTKTNTSTADTFRTPELGFLGYMQDNKAHFYRQVVRKHTAEAEFDISKLDSLPQVDIVYGYANNNRTALDALVKAGAKGIIHAGVGDGSLSNAMKPGLVDARKQGVIIVRSSRVGNGIVARNGEANDDELDFVASDTLNPQKARILLMLALTKTTDTKAIQKMFYTY; from the coding sequence GTGCTCAAGACCGCCACCAAATCCATGGCCCGCACCGTGGCCGCCGCCGGGCTCACCGCCCTGCTGATGACCGGAAGTGCCGCTTTCGTCCCCGCCTTCGCCGATGACGGCCTGCCCAACGTCACCATCCTGGCGACCGGCGGCACCATCGCCGGCACCGGCGCCACCAGCACCACCACCGTCGGCTACACCGCCGCCAAGGTCGGCGTGGAGAAGCTGATCGAAGCGGTGCCGGAACTGAAGAAGGTCGCCAACGTCAAGGGCGAGCAGGTCTTCCAGATCGCCAGCGAGAACATGACCAACGACCATTGGCTGAAGCTGGCCAAGCGGGTCAACGAACTGCTCGCGCAGAAGGACGTCGACGGCATCGTCATCACCCACGGCACCGACACCATCGAGGAAACCGCCTATTTCCTCAACCTGACGGTCAAGAGCACCAAGCCGGTGGTGATCGTCGGCGCCATGCGCCCGTCCACCGCCATCAGCGCCGACGGCCCGGTCAACCTCTACAACGCGGTCACGCTGGCGGGCTCCAAGGACGCCGTCGGCAAGGGCGTGCTGGTCTCGCTCAACGACCAGATCAACGCCGGCCGTGACGTGACCAAGACCAACACCTCGACCGCCGACACCTTCCGCACGCCGGAACTGGGCTTCCTCGGCTACATGCAGGACAACAAGGCGCATTTCTACCGGCAGGTCGTGCGCAAGCACACGGCGGAGGCGGAGTTCGACATCTCCAAGCTCGACAGCCTGCCGCAGGTCGACATCGTCTATGGCTATGCCAACAACAACCGCACGGCGCTCGACGCCCTGGTGAAAGCGGGGGCCAAGGGCATCATCCATGCCGGCGTCGGCGACGGCAGCCTGTCCAACGCGATGAAGCCCGGCCTGGTCGACGCCCGCAAGCAGGGCGTCATCATCGTCCGCTCGTCCCGCGTCGGCAACGGCATCGTCGCGCGCAACGGCGAGGCAAACGACGACGAGCTGGATTTCGTCGCCAGTGACACCCTCAACCCGCAGAAGGCCCGCATCCTGCTGATGCTGGCGCTGACCAAGACGACCGACACCAAGGCCATTCAGAAGATGTTCTACACCTACTGA
- a CDS encoding DUF6655 family protein produces the protein MAGCSTSHVTTPARSATEQLLISTAADQAAERLAGRLAVEGSVYVDAAGVEGYDTKYAVSSVRDALLRHGAAMAESRDKAATVVELRVGALSVDNESSLLGIPSIDIPLPVSGTSSTPEIPLFKKELTQGVAKIAATAYDKTSGRLVSSSGPQYGFSNRAEWVLLLMLSWDTNDLLPPDSRPDPKPWDG, from the coding sequence TTGGCCGGCTGCTCCACCTCGCACGTCACCACCCCGGCCCGTTCGGCCACGGAACAGCTGCTGATTTCCACCGCGGCCGATCAGGCGGCGGAGCGTCTGGCCGGCCGGTTGGCGGTGGAGGGCAGCGTCTATGTCGATGCCGCCGGGGTCGAGGGCTACGACACCAAATACGCCGTCTCGTCCGTCCGCGACGCCCTGCTGCGCCATGGCGCCGCCATGGCGGAAAGCCGCGACAAGGCGGCGACCGTCGTGGAATTGCGGGTCGGCGCCCTGTCGGTTGACAACGAAAGCTCGCTGCTCGGCATTCCCAGCATCGACATTCCGCTGCCGGTCAGCGGCACCTCCTCCACGCCGGAGATCCCGCTGTTCAAGAAGGAACTGACGCAGGGCGTCGCCAAGATCGCCGCCACCGCCTACGATAAGACCTCCGGCAGGCTGGTATCGTCCAGCGGGCCGCAATATGGCTTTTCCAATCGGGCGGAATGGGTGCTTCTGCTGATGCTGAGCTGGGATACCAACGACCTGCTGCCGCCGGATAGCCGGCCCGATCCGAAGCCGTGGGACGGCTGA
- a CDS encoding EamA family transporter, with the protein MSDGLFPTWMLWALLSAGFAALTAIFAKVGVEGVGSDIATLIRTVVILMMLIGIVVASGQSLSPSAVSGRTWLFLILSGLATGASWLCYFRALKLGPASQVAPVDKLSVVLVALFGVLFLGENLSAPNWLGVMLIAAGVILLAFK; encoded by the coding sequence ATGAGCGATGGCCTGTTTCCGACCTGGATGCTGTGGGCGCTGTTGTCGGCCGGATTCGCGGCGCTGACCGCGATCTTCGCCAAGGTCGGCGTCGAAGGTGTGGGTTCCGATATCGCGACGCTGATCCGCACCGTGGTCATCCTCATGATGCTGATCGGCATCGTCGTCGCCTCGGGCCAGTCGTTGTCGCCATCGGCGGTGTCGGGTCGGACATGGCTGTTCCTCATCCTGTCCGGCCTCGCCACCGGGGCGTCGTGGCTGTGCTATTTCCGCGCGCTGAAGCTCGGTCCGGCCTCGCAGGTGGCGCCGGTCGACAAGCTCAGCGTCGTGCTGGTCGCGCTGTTCGGCGTCCTGTTCCTGGGCGAGAATCTGTCGGCACCGAACTGGCTCGGCGTCATGCTGATCGCCGCCGGGGTCATCCTGCTGGCCTTCAAGTGA